gaaAATTGACATAGCCCTGAATTGTTAATATTATAGTAAAATACTCGTAATATTAATcatgttaaaatatgttaataaatataaagtttattGTGAGTCCCTGAGTTAAGAAACAAGAcgaaaactaaaatattttaagtgttaaaatttaattttatataagtttaaaactaaaatcagCTAAGCAGATCCAGAATATATAAGCCAAACGTCATACTACTACAGAAAGTTGTATGCcagaattttttatcattttaattgaaggtatgaatttaataaaagatattgAGTTCggcaattatattttaaagcagGTGAGTTTGTTTCTATATTACTATTTAATCAACAGTTACTAAATTGGGAGTGTCTTACTGGATAGATATAAATTAGGTCATGTCCACtatgatttattattgaaaacaaaaatatctaatACTTCTATGACTGTCAAAGAGAAAAGTTGTGAAATAAAATGATTGACGATAAAGAACTAATAAACCCAGTGAAGTATTTTATGATTTTGGCGGGTATGTGGGTTTTTCCCCGTAAAAAATCAAGTATcccattaaatatcttttattattgGTATTCTCTGATACTTCAaggtatttttgtaatttttatagttcTTCTATTTGGTAAACTTTTCCAGCTAATATCTATTCAATCAGATGTACAAGTAATTTGGTCAGTTATATCTATAATAGAAATAAGTGTTGGAATCTTtagcaaaataattatataccaATGGAATAAGGTGCCTAATATGTTTGATACAGTTattcaaaaggaaaaagaaattttgttgtACGAGGatgacaatataaaaaatatacatcaaCAAAGTATACAAATTTGTCAAAGAATTTCATATGGATTATTTCTCAATGTCTTTTTTGCTATGGTGTCAATCTTCATAGCTGGTTTCATAAATTGGCCAAATGAGAATAATGCTAAGAGTAAATCAGTCAAAGAGCAACTTGAGACATCATTCGTTTATCCAATATggttaccattttttgaaaatgaccataaattatttactgctctgttaaatataatatttgcaactataggaattatattttatagcGTCAGTCAcatgatttttattgttttattattttttgtcatattacaatttaaatctattacaattaaaattggAAAGTTAAAAGAAAACCCTATATCCACCACCGAGTTTCGAACTGAACTAAGAAATCTAATTTATAGTCATATATCATTATTAGCGTaagtatacattttatatagtaaaaacaaTATACTCAgaatttggtattttattttaggtttgtagAAGATTTAAATGGATCAATAAGATACGTtgtttttatggattttttgcTTAATTCTTTGAATGTTGCGTCAGTTGCAATTCAACTAATAAGTGTAAGTATTTCAtgaattaaatttcttaaattaaatattttgtcataCCATAAAAACCAGTAATGTTAatgataaacaaataaaaatattttcactatAAGGCAATATAAATTTCcttgatttaaaaattcagaaacAAATTTCTCCTATACCTATAATCGGCTACCTTCAAATTGAATTCTTCTTAACatgtttttattcataaaaaatacctGATAATTTATTCTTTGTATGATTTACCTACACGAAGAATTTATCTAAATTATTACGAAACCGCAAATGATTTATGTATATATCATGTAATTTaccaaaacaaataattttttgcccTCTAGTAAAGCAAACTTTTTTCAAACCATAACAATGTAGACGTATCTCCTAAACATCATGTTTATTTTTGCTGATACACAAATAGATCCTGGTTTATAAGGTTCTTATAAAATTCACATCTTACTGCTGTCTTACTAAAAGCAGGACAATTTAAATACAttgaaacttttatttattaatcccaAATTAATATTAGTTGCCAAATAGTATAGGTTTTCAAAAATAGCTGCTTCAGTAAAAGAGTTATTTGAGTTCTCAGTATTTTAAGATAGGTCTATAGAACTCAAGAAATgtattttgaatgtcttttatagactaataaaaaaatttaaaaacaagcaGTCCTAACATCGTTCTTATCTATAATAAGTAGATGGTGTtaaaattctaagaaaaatatatttttcatccAACATTGTTACcataaaatagaataaaataattaacattgaGTTTGTGCGCATGGGTGAACACTGTCTCGGTCTCGTACATTCCCCCGCATTATCAGATATATAGTGtatcccaggatgagcgaatttatacgtaaaaatgacaaaaagttTTGGGgttaaaatttgaccgtttggcattTAGCCcggcttgattaaaaaataaaatttagcatattttatttttttataaatcaagcCCATGATacgtacatgataccataattttagttttatatgtatgtaaagtaatatttctaggcaagatttaaaaaaagtttatgataaaatgtgtttagaatgcaataaaatttggagcagaaaattttcattgtGCAATCGTATGGTAGTGGAAATAATATGTCGTTAAAGTCCGTTTTGAATCTTTTAAGTGAAAAATATCCACAAGTCGAAGTAACAATATCTTTGCCGAGACGactaattaaactttttgagGCCAGTGGTagtatttagaagaaaaaaaagcagaaaaagagATACGATGACCACGATGCTGCTATAATCTTTACTTAGGAGTTAATTGCTTAGAACCCTCGGATGTCATTGAGAGCTAGGTCGGCGGTGCTAAACATAAGCAAATCTGAATTACAAAGAATTTATCATGCCAACCATATTAAAGCATTCAAACCAAGGCACTTGCATACTTTAGAAGAGGGGGATGAATCGCGccgtttattattttctgcttgGTTAGGCGATAAAATTTTAGAGCATAgggattttcataaaaacttaatattctTGGACGAATCTACTTTAACGAATTTCATCCCACATCTACATGTAATTCCACATGTAATTTCATCCCAAAATTGTCGGTTTTGGTCCAATGAAACGCCAAACTTTGTAATCCATGGCAAGaggcaatatttttaaaatgtcaacgTTAGGTGCGCCTTATCTTACCATTTAGGTATTATTGAACCAAACTTTATTGAAGGATCTCTTAATCAAGAAACGTagcttcaaatttttgaaaaattttttgaagaatgcTTAGAACCTTTACCAGTTGATCAaagaataaaactttattttcaacaCGACGGCTGTCCAGCGCACTTTACTATTCGAGTAGCAGAATGGTTGAATAGAACTTTTCCAAACCAATGGATTAAAACACGCGGCCCAATTGAGTGGCCGCCAAAGTCACGTGATTTAACTATTTCTCATTCATATTTATGATGCCGGCTCAATCAAATTGTTTATTCCGAGCCATTACCAAATGCAGGGAattactaaaacaaagaattagagatgcttgtaattcaatttccattGAAGAAATTAGTAATCTGTAAAATGCttctttaaactttaaaaatgcttaggaaagatattgaaaaatgtttcgataatGGAAGTAGCtccattgaataaatttaaaaaaattaataaaataacattttttgttaGTAGACAGTAAGTAGTTATAAGAAGACGtactatgtacattttattacaaacatatttttgaggaTGCTTTGTAACTCTTAGATCAGTGATTTAACTATTAGATTCGTTATGAAATCgatattcgggcataattttgcattctaaataacttttttttataaattttttttatattttctctagaaatactactttacctactcataaaatttaaaaaatcctcgTATCAAAGtatgcttgatttaaaaaaaataaaattatgctaaatttaattttttagtcaaGCAGGGCTGAATGCCAAATGATCAAATTTCAACCCCAaaactttttgtaattaatttttacgtataaattcgctcatcctgggacacactgtataatttatctaaaagtGTTTCTAGTTAGTGTTGGCCATGAgtagaagaaataaacaaagtaaTTCCTCTCTAAAACCCGAAAGCATCAGTACTTTTATTAAGTCCCTTAGTGCGAGCATCGAAGACATGGAAAAATCTTTCTACGCTTAAAACTAAACTGAATGATAAGTATCAAATAATAAGACCTCTAAAAAATTGTCTGAGTTTACTAAGTTAGAACATAAACTTTGTGCTTTAAAAACGTCTCTTAAACAATATTAGCAAATTCTTAATAGGGAAGTGGATCAACAAGGATTGACTCATCAAGGTAACAGACATCCGCACATCATAATTTCATACTTTTTCGCCGAAAATACGCAAGATATTTCCGACTTCATACTGCAAATATTGTCAACTTAGTCCGGCGTTCAAATAAACAAATCGGATGTAAATTACTGCCAGCGGCTGGTACGAAAATCTCTTCCGTAGTAAAATCTATACCACTGGTATTGTCATTTGTACATCGTTAGCTTTGTGAAAAAGTATCTAAAAAACGACTTAAGGGATCATGTCAGTAAACAGCCGAACTTCTTACTGCTGACAACctcaacttattttaaaaaaactcgtATTCACTTTAAAAGTGCATGTGAGTCCATAGAGAATCGTGTGTTCGTTTTTAGTAATGGGGCGAAAGTTTAAGAGGACTCTCTTTCAAAGTAActgtaatatataaataagaatatttggTAATTAATGTATTGGTTAATGTGGAAATTAGTATTTTAGCTGTAGTCAGTAATAATTAGTAGTTCATTGGTTTCTAGGCGAGTTTTGCTAACGTAGGTACTATTTAACTTGGGTAATTGTGTTATAGAAATATGGTGGTATCAATATAATAATTCCTTTTAATAAATCAGTTCAGCTTTTCACATTACACAAAGACATGGTTGTTTTATTGGTCCTTTAAGGACGATCCCCTTGACATATTACATAACGCAAGAATTTCCCAAATTCCTTTATGAAATATCTATTAGTGATTCAGAGGATAATGTTTCTGATGTGCATTTTTGagctacttttaaaatttatttgtgacTAGTATTTacattggaattattttttgtttatcttatttaatagttttattcgCAAATATCTAGTTTTCTTATGTTTGAACTTAATATAACTGGCAATATCTATTTACTGTTTACCATTaccacatttttatttttacttttttgattGGCAATAAATTAGTATAATTTCTTTtcatactttataataattatttttggacatattgatattttattgcaGGCAGGATATTACGAGTGTATTGTTggtattttgcttttttgcaTTTACTTATTATGTTACAAAACACATCAGATAGAATAATCATATGTATAATCAATCACATGTGTATGATAACCATCATGTATAAAATATCATATAGTATAATTATCATGAGATGCGAATTATCCATTTTTACCACTAcaatcttttctttaatttaatgcattcttttgtttttgtttgtatagttttatttttaagaagtaTGTGGGATTTTGGGCATTGGCTTTAGCGCTTTTAAGCGACTGGGGTAGGAACGCGTGGATTCCttttctttttaactatggCTCACTTTAATGATGCTTCAGGCACCGACGATCATTTATTATCGTAGCACATCTTAATATTCGATCCCTAAATACAGGGTTTGACGAATCAATGAACTATATTTACGGTTTCAAATTTCATATAGCGTCATTGGAAAAATGGCTCTCTTCTAAGCATTGTTGAAGTACGTATAGAATAAATGgctataattttcttagaagGCATCGACAAGAAGGTAGGGGAGGCGGTCTTgccatttttgtaaaatctgacCTTGTCCAAATAGTGGACATTGGCATTTTTACTAAGACATACGAATTCATTTATGTCAAGTACCTAAGAATTCATAAGCAGAGCATTTTATTGGTACATCTGTATTGTCTTCCCTCCactcattttatttttgaatttattttacgatttttttgaacaatttttaacTATGAGTGTGCCTTGCTATAATAAGGTTGTTCTTGTTGGTGATTGCAACATTGAATTTTTAAGTAGCTCCACACACATATAACACAAATTTTGAGGATTCTTCATATATTTAGTATGTTCTAATATGTGAATAAACTAACTAGATTTGGTACCTATCAAATGTGCTTTTATAATAGGATCCAAAAAAATTCGAGGCGAAATATCAAAGAATAACTATACTCTTAGATCCAAAATACTAATATACCAGTAGTGAATGAAgcttaaaatttagaattaattaTTGATAGTAGCTTAAGCTTTTTAGcccatacaaataaaaattgagCATGGCTTCTATGTGTCTAAAGTGTCTACATAATATAAAACGTCACATTCCCGCCAAAACTAAATACTTCTTATGTAATACTTTAGTACTATCTTTGATTAACTATTGCGATGTagcttataatatattaatgaaaaattataatattataatgaaattactatattataattataaattcgAGTTTTTCAGTTTTATATTCTAttcaaaaactgcaaaattccTGAATAAGGTGTTATTCATATGGAATCTCATACAGAAATCGCATAACCCTTTTTTTAACTTCACTCTGATCTAAATATGGAAAATAGgcgaaaatatcatttataCTGTTTCATTCATTGCATAATCAATATTGGGAAATCACCTAAAAGGGCTATTTAATATATGTGATCACTCCCACAATACTAGATATTTTAATTGCGATAAAGTGGATCAACATCATACAGCTGCTTATCAGCCATTTTTCAGCTTTGTTGCTATTTAAATATGGAATCATTTATTTGCTtatgcaaaaaattacatttttttttaattcaaaaaatattgttacgAAATTCGGGAATACTCTTTTATTAGCAACGTCAAAAACcttaacctaactcgccttgactatcgtttaattgtttcaaaacaattaaaactgaatcaaatgtcacgaagcgcgtcctttttaaagctCGATACAGTTTCGAGAAACCATAATTATCCTTACACTTATACGTCACACTACTacgataaatacttttataaaataatgtttgcgAATAAGTTATTTACAATGTGTGAGTATATGTCaacatataatattactatACTAATTCTGTTTAATTTGTCGCGACATTAgatttatatacatacataatacGTCAATTTTCACTAGCACAGTATTTGTGTACTCTGTTTTTATGCACAGTAATTACTTTCCCTTTTTCACTTTTCACTGTACAATTTACCCCACTTGTACTTATAACTACAAAAGGGCCGTTAAACCAAGGATCAAACTTCGtccgattttcttttttaatgactACAAAGTCACCTGGGTGTAGACTAAGGCTTTGAGAAGTTCTATCGTACTCTAACTTGCGCTTATCTTTCGCTCTGATTACAAAATCTCTCGCTCGCTGTAAAGAAATTTGAAGTTTATGACGAACTTCTTGATAAAAGGCATCAATATTGTAAATTGGGTCAATATTGTTTGTCAAGTCAGAAGTAAACTCAGGATTTCTTCCAAAAACTAGCTCAAAAGGCGTATAATCACGCAAAACTCCTGGGGTTGTAttaaagcaaaatgaaaaatatttaatatacttgtCCCAATCTGTCCAAGTCCAATCATTAATGTACGACCTTAAATagtcatttaaaattctatgATTTCGCTCACAACCTCCGATGCTTTGGTGGTGGTAGGCTGTCGAAAATTTGTGATTTATTTGTAGTAGATTGGTATCTTTTTCTAAAACCTCATTCTTAAATTCAGTCCCTAGGTCAATACGAATCTCTTTCATCGGTCCATATACCAAAATAAAGTTATCTACTATTGCCTTGGCTACTGTTAATGCTTCTTTATTTTGTATAGGCGCGATGATAAGATATTTCGTTAATTCGCATTGCATGGTTACGGCATAAACATTATTGTTATCGCTTTTTGTAAACGGGCCAATAGTGTCTATGCATACAATATCGAAAGCTCGTTGCGGTGTTGGCGTAATGACCATGGGTTCCTGAtgattaattttgcttttgtttacctggcattttttacaagtttttacaTAGTTTGCAACATCACGTGACATCTTTTTCCAACGAAATTTGgttcttagttttttcaaaagtctCTTTTGACCGCAGTGACCGCCGCAAATTGGGTCATCATGATACTTCtgaataagtttttgtttttcatccTTGTCTATTATAAGTTTTGGGTCgtggtataaaaatatttttaaattgtgtaaaTAGTCTTGTCCTAGtaatttaaaatcttcaaaCGTGCACGTACtaaatatttcatcatttaatcttaattttaatttttgcaaattgttTTCACTAGCCATTATACGAAGCTGAGACAATATTTTCcctaaagaaaaattgccattggTGAAATTCATTTTGCTTTCAgcgctgattttatttttaccgtgattttccaaaattattcgTAAATAATCtggcttaataataaattttatactaggaattttaattaaatcgtaGTTATCATTtgtttgtattatatttaagtcTTTACCTGATTCGAGAGAAcgcgtttttaaattattttgggaCACGAATGTTCCCTGTTGTTTTCTAGACATAGACCTAGTTATTGCCAAAATTTGCTTAGACTCTGACGTCATATTCTTAAGATCTTGCATATTAATTCTAGATAACGCGTCAGCTACGACGTTATCCTTACCTTTTATGTATTCGATTTCAAAATCATATTCCTCTAAATCTAATCTCATGCGCATTAGCTTTGAAGAAGGATTTTTCATTGCAAAGAGATAAACTAGGGGTCTATGATctgatttaactaaaaaatgtgTGCCATATAAATAAGGTCTAAAGTGATTAATGCCCCAATGTATGGCTGCTAATTCCTTTTCTATGACAGATTTATTAGTTTCTTCTTTTGTGAAACTTCTTGACGCATATGCTATAGGCAGATCTTGACCATTTGATTTTTGAGATAGAACTGCACCGCAAGCCTCTTTTGACGCGTCGGTTGTCAAGATAAAAGGCTTTGAAAAATCTGGGTGTTGTAATATTTGCGGATCAATAAGCATATGCTTCAGCCTGTTAAACGAATCTTGGCATTCTTTGGTCCATACAAatggtgcatttttttttgttagcttAGTTAGTGGTTTAGCAATTTCTGCGAAATTTCGTATAAACCTTCTATAATAATTACAGAAACTAGTAAACCGCCTAACGTCATCGCCGTTTGTTGGAATTGGATATTTACGAATTGCCTCATATTTCGATTCGTCAGGTAAAATACCATCCGCGCGTATTTGATGACCAAcgtaacaacaattgtttaggAAAAATGCACATTTGTTTGggtttaattttagattaaatttacgACAGGTACTAAACacactttttagattttcaagGTGGTGACCTACTGAGCATCCAATAACAATTAGGTCATCCAtatataaaaatgccttttcggGGGTTATTCCCGCAAAAGCGATACTCATCATTCGCTGAAAACTATTTCGACTAACTTTCAAACCGAATGGCAGCCTAGTAAATCTATAAGAACCTTGATTTGTGCTAAAAGTTGTTATATCTCTGGAATTTTCTTCCAAGGGTATTTGATGAAATCCCGATTTAAGATctaatgtagaaaaatatttggctCTTCCCAATTGAtctaaaatttcagaaattgaCTTAATCGGAAATTTATCAGCACAAAGTTTTCTGTTAATCTGGCGAAAATCGACTACCAGACGCCATTTTTTCTCACCGTCTTTGGATTTTTTAGGAACCAATAATATTGGGCTATTATATTCAGCATACGATGGCTCAATAATATTGtctttaagcattttatttacCTGCGCCTTAACTTCGTCTGTCTGTGAGTACGGTgtcctgtaattttttatgtaaactgGGGAGTCATCAGTAAGTCTTAGTTTTTGTtcgtaaaaattattagttgtcAGTAAATTTGATTCTAGTGCAAAAATATCACAGTACTCTTGGCATAAATTAATCAcatcattttgtaaatattccGCTATACCTTGTGTATTTAATTCTCTTAATAATAGATCGTTTCTGTTTTGCTgagttgtaatatttttgttttgaacaCAAAGAATGTTGTAGTTGGTTAAATCTGAATGACTTATTTTGGGGTTTTTTAAGGTTACActatcaaaatttgtatttaaaatccTTATAAATGGGCTCTGACTGGACACTATAGATCCGGCGACAAAAACTCCTGAAGCGATCTCTTTATTTACAATGACTGCGTcggttttaagattttttagcgAGTTTAGTTTTCTTGCCACTTTGCACCTAGGtagtattattaaaacatcTTCCTCCGGactatttaaaattggtataaaaATATCGCCTCTTCTGCTTTTTACCATCATGGTCCAATTACTATAGTCCAGTAGACATTGGtattttgtgataaaatctCGCCCTAAAATTCCATCGGCTGGAATTGGAAAATCGTGGCTTACAATATGAAACATGCTGGTAAAAGTACAgtcttgtataaaaatatttgtttttgtagtTCCAATAGAGTTTGTGTAGCCTTCAGTCACGccttttattttgcaaatgttAGACCTATCAACGATTTGTTCAGGGTCTATTTTCGTTCTTTTGAAAATAGAAACGTCCGCTCCAGTATCAACCAGCAAGGTAACTGTTTGATATCCTGTCATTGCTGTTTGGACTGCTACAAAATTTGATAGTGCTAGGTCCATACTATAAATTTTTAGGAGTGCCCCAAAGGACCTTGTTGGGGTTCCTGTGAGTTTTCCTGATGGTCACTCCCCGTATCCATCGCTCTAATATACCTATTTGGCCGTCTAAAGTAGCTGGGTCGACTATTGTAGCCGCTATTACCCCTTCGTTGGTTGTAATGTCTCTCATACTGACTGTGTTGGTATGTATTGGGGTCGTTTCGCATGGTATTCGGCCTGTGTGGGGGTCTTTGATCGTAGTGGCCTCTTCTAGGAAAATTATTCCTTGATCTACCCCTAAAGTTTTGTCTGTTTGTGTAAAATACTGATGCGCCGGGGGATGCCGGGTTATCAGCGCTGCAATTCACAAATTTCGCCAGAGCTTCTTGCGTGGTTTGGAAGTTTCCGGCTTCCatgataatttttactttttccgaCGCTGCATTGGTGCTTAGAGCTTTGACCGTTGTATTGGTTGTATAAGTCTCTGCGACTTGCTCCGGAACTCCTTCGCCTATATACGCCCTTTTAAGCTTTTAAGCCAGTCCCTCTATTTCAGAGAGGTATTTCTCATCGTTATGGCGTTGCTTTaaccctaaaagttttgatgacACGGACTGCGAACTTTCcagttttatagaattttttattttcgcaTGAATTAGATCCAATGTGTCGCTGTCCCCTACCAAATCTCTTGCCTTACCAATCAGTTTGGTTTTGACATAAGCCACAGCATTTACCTCATGCGTTTCAACATTTGCTTTAAGCAGTGTTAACGCATCAAGAAATGAGGTTAGCTTATCTCCCGAACCGTCAAATTCGCCAGGCAAGATTTTGCTAGCGAGATTAAAAAACTCCATCGTGTTCATAGGCATTTTAGTGATCAAATTTTGTGTCTTGTTCGTCACTGTATCTGTTTGTTGATTGTTAATGTCAGTAATTTCGTCTGTTAGATCTATTTCAACTAGCTCGTCCTTTATTTGGGGGTCTATTACCTTTACTATCGATATAGGGACCTTGTAATCAACAGCGAGAACTTGGTACGATCTAACAACTCTATCTCGGGAAGtgttaaaaataggtttaatagAGTTATATTGATTTTCGTTTAAATTTGGATAAATTCCTGCTACTGTTTGTACAAATTCGttatataatgttaataaacTATCCCTGACCTGGTTTCTGACACTTTCTGATTTGGGCACCTGTGACTTTAATACTCT
The sequence above is a segment of the Anthonomus grandis grandis chromosome 12, icAntGran1.3, whole genome shotgun sequence genome. Coding sequences within it:
- the LOC126742637 gene encoding odorant receptor 49b-like produces the protein MIDDKELINPVKYFMILAGMWVFPRKKSSIPLNIFYYWYSLILQGIFVIFIVLLFGKLFQLISIQSDVQVIWSVISIIEISVGIFSKIIIYQWNKVPNMFDTVIQKEKEILLYEDDNIKNIHQQSIQICQRISYGLFLNVFFAMVSIFIAGFINWPNENNAKSKSVKEQLETSFVYPIWLPFFENDHKLFTALLNIIFATIGIIFYSVSHMIFIVLLFFVILQFKSITIKIGKLKENPISTTEFRTELRNLIYSHISLLAFVEDLNGSIRYVVFMDFLLNSLNVASVAIQLISLKISSDIIFLLAYLIALVLQVFIFGWLADEIKVQSLAIADSFYFSEWYDLDPNSKKLIHIVMIRAQKSSNILIGPFGPLTVETALKTMQAAYSYIVIMQRLSE